The following proteins are encoded in a genomic region of Arachis ipaensis cultivar K30076 chromosome B02, Araip1.1, whole genome shotgun sequence:
- the LOC107627738 gene encoding putative ripening-related protein 1 — protein MKNNFGSKASFLLLCFLLITNYLYSSRAQQCRPSGRIEGKKPPPGQCNQENDSDCCKQGKMYTTYECSPQVTTHTKAYLTLNSFEKDGDGGGPSECDNQYHSDDTPVVALSTGWFNHKSRCHKKITIHGNGRSVEAMVVDECDSTMGCDADHDYQPPCPNNIVDASKAVWEALGVPKDNWGGLEITWSE, from the coding sequence ATGAAGAATAACTTTGGTTCAAAGGCATCATTCTTACTACTATGTTTTCTTCTCATAACAAACTACTTGTATTCTTCTAGGGCACAACAATGTCGCCCTAGTGGCAGAATTGAAGGGAAAAAGCCCCCTCCAGGGCAATGCAACCAAGAAAACGATTCGGATTGTTGTAAACAAGGAAAGATGTACACAACATATGAATGTTCGCCACAGGTGACTACTCACACGAAGGCATATCTCACCCTTAATAGTTTCGAGAAGGACGGAGACGGTGGTGGCCCTTCAGAGTGCGACAACCAGTATCATTCAGATGACACGCCGGTTGTCGCACTCTCGACCGGATGGTTCAACCACAAGAGTAGGTGTCACAAGAAGATCACCATTCATGGGAATGGAAGAAGTGTTGAGGCAATGGTGGTCGATGAGTGTGACTCAACCATGGGTTGTGATGCTGACCATGATTACCAACCACCTTGCCCTAACAACATTGTTGATGCATCAAAGGCTGTGTGGGAAGCCTTAGGTGTCCCTAAGGATAATTGGGGTGGACTTGAAATTACATGGTCTGAATAA
- the LOC107627739 gene encoding protein FAR1-RELATED SEQUENCE 5-like, producing the protein MEGIMFCGISQPRSDAPPPKFLMRKDDVVRDNEGRIICRQLVCNKEGWRNIRYLDLDDRSREARSLMRTKCAARPRVKLDYGCGRWKVSCFVESHNHDLMPPPQFAHLVPANRRLTVSDKVQVKNIHNFGVKTCHIMGYIAFQKGGYRHAGFTRKDLYNHIDRYRRSKVKNGDANAAINYLVGKSNNDLLFFGKYTFTSDEMLEHIFWADRQSIVDYYCFGDIIAFDSTYKKNKYNKPLVIFSGCNHHGQTVIFGSGLLSDETTDTYKWLLETFVEAMGGKSPKAVITDGDLAMRDAIKNALPDATHRLCGWHLQRNACENIKNPNFLRDFKGLIYDNNDRRDFDHRWAAILDKHNLVGSTWMEKTYEIRAMWSHCFLRDKFFGYIRMTSQCEGINSLIIFYVNRKNILIDFMHNLDRALKEYRNNELIANFKSQCSEPVMITSLEVYERSASCYFTRNIFKEIRNEIQRAGALNIKPDSYLKQQRLPEPYAVTMRFPETQQKGEPT; encoded by the exons ATGGAAGGTATCATGTTTTGTGGAATCTCACAACCACGATCTGACGCCCCCCCCCCCAAATTTTTAATGAGGAAGGACGACGTCGTTAGGGATAACGAAGGTAGAATCATTTGCAGGCAACTTGTTTGTAATAAGGAGGGCTGGAGGAATATAAGGTATCTTGATCTAGATGATAGATCAAGGGAGGCAAGGTCACTCATGCGAACCAAGTGTGCAGCTCGGCCTAGGGTAAAGCTTGACTATGGCTGCGGAAGATGGAAGGTATCATGTTTTGTGGAATCTCACAACCACGATCTGATGCCCCCCCCCCAATTTGCGCATCTGGTTCCGGCCAATCGTCGTCTCACTGTTTCTGATAAAGTCCAAGTgaaaaatattcataattttgGTGTCAAGACGTGCCATATTATGGGATATATTGCGTTCCAGAAGGGTGGATATCGTCATGCTGGCTTCACACGCAAAGATTTGTACAACCACATTGATCGTTATCGTAGATCAAAAGTAAAAAATGGGGATGCCAATGCGGCAATAAACTATTTGGTTGGCAAGTCAAACAACGATCTGCTGTTCTTTGGGAAGTATACGTTCACTAGTGATGAAATGCTCGAGCATATTTTTTGGGCAGATAGGCAATCAATTGTCGACTATTACTGCTTTGGAGATATTATTGCCTTTGATTCAACGTACAAGAAGAATAAATACAACAAACCTTTGGTTATTTTTTCTGGATGCAATCATCATGGGCAGACTGTCATCTTCGGCTCTGGCCTACTATCCGACGAAACCACAGATACGTATAAGTGGTTGTTGGAAACGTTTGTTGAAGCGATGGGTGGGAAAAGTCCTAAAGCAGTAATAACTGATGGAGACCTTGCCATGCGAGATGCAATCAAGAATGCTCTTCCTGATGCGACCCATCGGTTATGCGGATGGCATCTTCAGAGAAATGCATGTGAAAATATAAAGAATCCTAATTTCCTACGGGATTTTAAGGGTCTTATATACGACAACAATGACCGCAGAGATTTTGATCATAGATGGGCAGCCATTTTGGATAAGCACAACCTTGTTGGGAGTACCTGGATGGAAAAGACATACGAAATTCGTGCGATGTGGTCCCATTGTTTCCTACGGGATAAGTTTTTTGGGTACATAAGGATGACGTCACAGTGTGAAGGTATAAACTCTCTCATCATATTTTATGTTAATCGCAAGAATATCCTCATTGACTTCATGCATAACCTGGATAGGGCCTTAAAAGAGTATAGAAACAATGAATTAATAGCTAACTTTAAGTCTCAATGCTCTGAGCCAGTGATGATTACCTCGTTGGAGGTATATGAAAGATCTGCATCATGTTATTTCACTCGCAACATTTTTAAGGAAATTCGTAATGAGATTCAGAGGGCAGGGGCTTTGAATATCAAG CCCGATAGCTACCTCAAGCAGCAGCGGTTACCTGAACCATATGCAGTGACAATGAGATTCCCAGAAACTCAACAGAAAGGAGAACCAACTTAA